One genomic segment of Amycolatopsis sp. Hca4 includes these proteins:
- a CDS encoding ATP-binding protein → MNLRSKLAIAFAGVGAAAAILVGVFSYQAASQRINAELDRSLLTTSAEVAAGATQVLAPSPVTRGPDDDDHDEAQPMVAQAIAPDGSTRPLGGRPVRLDTGDDDRALAATGALGDHRYTNFTAGRDDYRVITVALGPGRGAIQLGIDVDESRHVLKGLAARITGVSALVLAAAALAGWLLARQITRRLVRLTDVTEQVSDGRLDDVAVPTGGRDEVGRLATSFDRMLGRLADARADQERLVQDAAHELRTPLTSLRTNASVLRRFAELSPDSRARLLDDVDGETRELTHLVDELVDLATRRYEAEEPGPVELGEIAGRAAERVRRRSGRAVTVEAGASALTGQAKALERAVTNLLENAVKFAPEGPIEVVVRDGRVEVLDHGPGIGDDDVARVFDRFHRADGARGLPGSGLGLAIVRDIALAHGGSVFAGPRPGGGAVVGFTVGADLLLPNSHPRHVDG, encoded by the coding sequence ATGAACCTGCGCAGCAAGCTCGCGATCGCCTTCGCCGGGGTCGGCGCGGCCGCGGCGATCCTCGTCGGCGTCTTCAGCTACCAGGCCGCGTCCCAGCGGATCAACGCCGAACTCGACCGGTCTCTGCTCACGACGTCGGCGGAAGTCGCCGCCGGGGCGACGCAGGTCCTCGCCCCGAGCCCGGTCACCCGCGGTCCCGATGACGACGACCACGACGAAGCCCAGCCCATGGTGGCGCAGGCGATCGCCCCGGACGGCAGCACCCGGCCCCTCGGCGGGCGGCCGGTGCGCCTCGACACCGGCGACGACGACCGGGCGCTCGCCGCCACCGGCGCTCTCGGCGACCACCGCTACACGAACTTCACCGCGGGCCGCGACGACTACCGGGTGATCACCGTGGCCCTCGGGCCCGGCCGCGGGGCGATCCAGCTCGGCATCGACGTCGACGAGTCGCGACACGTCCTCAAGGGCCTGGCCGCCCGCATCACCGGCGTCAGCGCCCTGGTGCTGGCCGCCGCGGCACTGGCCGGGTGGCTGCTGGCCCGGCAGATCACCCGACGGCTGGTCCGGCTGACCGACGTCACCGAGCAGGTCAGCGACGGCCGCCTTGACGACGTCGCCGTCCCGACCGGTGGCCGCGACGAGGTCGGCAGGCTCGCAACGTCGTTCGACCGGATGCTGGGCCGGCTCGCCGACGCCCGCGCCGACCAGGAACGCCTGGTCCAGGACGCCGCCCACGAGCTGCGGACTCCCCTGACCAGCCTGCGTACAAACGCCAGCGTCCTGCGCCGGTTCGCCGAGCTCAGCCCGGACTCCCGTGCCCGCCTGCTCGACGACGTCGACGGCGAGACCCGCGAGCTGACCCACCTGGTGGACGAGCTCGTGGACCTGGCCACCCGCCGCTACGAGGCCGAGGAACCGGGGCCGGTCGAGCTGGGCGAGATCGCGGGCCGGGCCGCCGAGCGCGTCCGGCGGCGGTCCGGCCGGGCCGTCACCGTCGAGGCCGGCGCGTCCGCGCTGACCGGGCAGGCGAAGGCGCTGGAGCGGGCGGTGACGAACCTGCTGGAAAACGCCGTGAAGTTCGCGCCCGAGGGTCCGATCGAGGTCGTCGTGCGCGACGGCCGCGTCGAGGTGCTCGACCACGGCCCGGGCATCGGCGACGACGACGTGGCCCGCGTGTTCGACCGCTTCCACCGCGCCGACGGCGCCCGCGGGCTGCCCGGCTCCGGCCTCGGGCTGGCCATCGTGCGGGACATCGCGCTGGCCCACGGCGGGTCCGTCTTCGCCGGGCCGCGCCCCGGCGGCGGCGCCGTGGTCGGGTTCACCGTCGGCGCGGATCTTCTCTTACCGAACTCTCACCCTCGTCACGTCGACGGCTAA
- a CDS encoding response regulator transcription factor, producing MAAMPHRVLLADDDRAIRESLLRALDLEGYQVTEVSDGVGALATARRDEFDVIVLDVMMPGVDGLGVCRVLRAEGDLTPILMLTARVETPDRVAGLDAGADDYLPKPFELDELLARLRALLRRTSPEPDARRTLRLGELAVDPAARRVWWQGTEITLSKTEFDLLELLVRNAGIVLDRSTIYQRIWGYEFGADSKNLAVYIGYLRRKLEQAGASGLIHTVRGVGYSVRPA from the coding sequence ATGGCGGCCATGCCACACCGTGTCCTGCTCGCCGACGACGACCGCGCCATCCGGGAATCGCTGCTCCGGGCGCTCGACCTCGAGGGTTACCAGGTCACCGAGGTGTCCGACGGCGTCGGCGCGCTGGCCACGGCCCGGCGGGACGAGTTCGACGTGATCGTCCTCGACGTGATGATGCCCGGCGTCGACGGCCTCGGCGTCTGCCGTGTCCTGCGTGCCGAAGGCGACCTCACCCCGATCCTCATGCTCACCGCCCGCGTCGAAACCCCCGACCGGGTGGCCGGGCTGGACGCCGGAGCCGACGACTACCTGCCCAAGCCGTTCGAGCTCGACGAACTCCTCGCCCGCTTGCGGGCCCTGCTCCGCCGCACGTCGCCGGAGCCGGACGCGCGGCGCACGCTGCGGCTGGGCGAGCTGGCGGTCGACCCGGCGGCGCGGCGGGTGTGGTGGCAAGGCACCGAGATCACGCTGTCGAAAACCGAGTTCGATCTCCTGGAACTGCTCGTGCGCAACGCCGGGATCGTGCTCGACCGCAGCACGATCTACCAGCGGATCTGGGGCTACGAATTCGGCGCGGACTCCAAGAACCTCGCCGTCTACATCGGCTACCTGCGGCGCAAGCTGGAGCAGGCCGGGGCGAGCGGGCTGATCCACACCGTCCGCGGGGTCGGCTACTCGGTGCGGCCGGCATGA